In the Streptomyces sp. cg36 genome, one interval contains:
- a CDS encoding DUF3618 domain-containing protein, giving the protein MSEARTPAQIEADIRSRRDQLAVTLDEIGVRLHPSTIVGDAKAKVASTVDRTAGRAFVAVNRTVSDVKAQFVNEEGAPRVERILPVALLAVGLVGLLAMSSAKKRRD; this is encoded by the coding sequence GTGTCGGAAGCCAGGACCCCTGCGCAGATCGAGGCGGACATCAGGAGCCGCCGTGATCAGCTCGCGGTGACGCTCGACGAGATCGGCGTGCGGCTGCACCCGTCGACGATCGTCGGCGACGCCAAGGCGAAGGTCGCCTCGACCGTGGACCGGACGGCCGGGCGGGCGTTCGTCGCGGTCAACCGGACCGTCTCGGACGTGAAGGCGCAGTTCGTGAACGAGGAGGGCGCCCCGCGCGTGGAGCGCATCCTGCCGGTCGCGCTGCTCGCCGTCGGGCTCGTCGGCCTGCTGGCCATGTCGTCGGCGAAGAAGCGCCGCGACTGA